A segment of the Caretta caretta isolate rCarCar2 chromosome 13, rCarCar1.hap1, whole genome shotgun sequence genome:
CCACTATTAAACTGGTCTAGATTCAAACCAGGGACCTAGAGGCAAAAATCCCCATTATCAATCTACTCAGCCATCCGATCCCCAGTCAGTATCATTAACAAGCAGTATTTTAATCATTACTACACCTTCCCTAGAGCTCTCAGAGCAAAAATATCCCATGAGACAAATTAATTTAGTCATGGTATCGTTTCCTTTCTCGGGGGGAATGTATATTAAAGGACCGTTTGCCATCTTTCAAAAGGAGCTCAACACAAACATCTACAGTACCTTACAGTATCAATTAACGAATTCCTTACAGGTGAGGGGATCTGAGCAGCTTTTTTCTAACAGTCAGACCATTCTTATGACGAACATTATTTATGCCCCTACCCACTCACTCCCAAATCAATGGCTATTTTCACACTGAATGCTCAAGAGGAGGCAGCAAAGTCTAAAAAGTCCGTCACTGCATTTTCCCAGTTATCTTTATTACATACACAGTTCAAGAGAAGTTAAAATACAACACATATTGTATTACTCATCTGTGAGCAGAGACTATATGTTTAGCTAATCAGAGGGCTGAACTACATTACTCTAAGGAATAGACTGGAACCTCatctatttttaaataacaaCCAACTAAATATTCACGATTCCTGTTTACCAAAGAGTGACTAAAATTCGGACTGGCAATAAAATGATGGGTTGACATGGAGGCCTGTCATTTCAGGGCAATGGCCATACAATCCCCATTAACTAGCATGCTATTTAGGATGCAACACAGCCTCTGCCTTTCCAGCTATGTGAATGTTACCACCAAATACTTTGTGCTTCTGTTATAACAAATCAAAAAACCCATCAAATCACAAGAAGCGGGACTGCTTCATTGGGCTAGGACACATGACCAGTGCTGATCTgtcctcattttaaaaagaatggcaAACCCTAACTGCACCTACACTGGGACAGCAACAATTATTTTCATTCCCTTGGAGTCTCTGGGCAGGAATATGGAGCAAAACAAGGAACTTGTGGCCTACAAAGATCACTGTTCTCTATCATCTGTTTCATAACATTTCTTTGCTGCATTGAGAGATCATTCTAGCTCTGGAgttggggtagagggtgggtggggtctTCTTTTGTCTATTAGTGTTTCATTCGGTACTCTGTTGAAAACTGTCTGTAGAACAAATGAAGAGTGAATTCACAGAAGGATTCTCCAAGTCAGGTTTTAACCACCACTAATGTGCTTCCAGCAACCAATGACAGTGACATTCTGTGTAAGCAGGGAGGCAGAGCATCTGGGACAGTACCTACAGCACAACTGAAAAGTGATCAGAAGTTTGAGTCAGACCCCTCTGagtccaaaaaaaccccagaaacacAAAAAGGAACAGACGGTTCAGTCTCTCTCTTCAGCAGTGGTAATCTGTAGAAGTGCAAACATATTGTTTTGCTTACGTTGTAGACCAAATGCAGTGTAATATCTGATACCCACTCACAGGCATCagtcctgcaactggatccatCCTGTGTCCATTAACATCACTAAGATGCAGCATAGTGGCAGGGATCTGCCCACGTGGATCTGACTGCAGGACTGAGGCATTAATCAATAGAACACTTTCCTTCAAAGCAGATCCTAGTGCTGCTCTGAATTCTGAGTGCATTTAAGCAGTGGTTCTCATACTAATGACCCACCAGTGATCAAACAAGCTGGCATGTGAGCTCTCATCAGGGGGTAGTGCTGCCCTATTGAGGCTCTGCTGCTGTATCACCATGTATGTTTCTAATCCTTTCCAGCCACATTTAAATCTAACATTAGGTCTCTGGCCTCAAAGTGAGACCCTGGAGGTGCATGGCTATACAGCAACACACATCATCATCTATGCTGTGTTTCATAGCGAGCTTATTGTCCTGTGGATTTTGCATTGCCTCCTTTCCCCAGGGCAGGATAATAGCTGACTTCAGAAGGAGTTCAGTGAGAGGAGACACAGGATACCATGCTAGGCAAAGCTACATGCACACCCAAAATTTGCCTAAGAGCATTATAGATGGGAGGTCTGATAGAATGATTTCCATGCTTTGCTAGCAGCAGAACGTGGTACATAGAGTTTCTGTTTGTTGTGGGCAGACAGTTTGCAAAACTCCtaacctctctgctgctgcttcctatAATGGAACATCTCTGTATTTTTAAGAGCCCAGTAATCACCTAGTCCTTGCATTTTTTCAGCCCTTCTGACCACAGAAAGTTGAGgtttccatatttttttctttcaggttggaagcagaggggaaaggTGTTTCCATGACTAGAGTGGCTGAAGAAAGCAGTCCCAGAGTGGTAGCGATAGGGGCAAGTGAAAGCCCTGAGCTGGGCGACTCTGGACTCAGGGGACTTATTAcctaaggagaatttttttttttaaaaaacgtaaCAAAGCCATTACTACTAAGCCATAAAATGCAGTGATGTATTTTAGATGTAACAACAATACAAGTGAATATAAAGCTGGGTGGTGTGATGTCCTTGATCCATCAGTCTTTAAAAGAATGACGTAGAAAAAGGTATCCTCAGTGGCACAACACATGCCCCCCATTCCATGCCCTCACTTGCATCTCCTCCATGCTGGCTGGGATGTGAAGTGTAAGCTTTCCCTCCCCATCGGAGGTGAGATGATCCATGCTGACTAGGACAGTTAAATTAACCATCTGGCTGTGTGCAGTCCACTTGTCTTTAATGCTCCTTTACAAGGCCTTTTATCTCTTTTTCTTGGTTTCCTTCTTGGGTTTCTTGCTCAGCTGCGGAGCAGCCCCCTTTGGCTTCTTCACCACCTCTGAACTTTTAGACTCAAAACTGTCAGAGTCCTACAACAGTCAATTAAGAAAGGAACGGTCAGTAATGTTTTCAGGCATGAGATTTGTATTTCACATCTCATCCCAGTTCAGAATCTGAGTATCTATACCAAAAGGAGCAAGCAACTAATGTAAGGCCTTGTCAACACACACATTGCACCTGTTGGTTTAAACCTAGTCACATCGGTTTAAACATGCAGTCTGTAAATTACTGATGCAAGCTAACCCCTTGTTATCCAGATTTAATTTGATTTAGGAGTATCTATCTTGTTTCTTACACTGGTTTAAAATCATACACTGTTACTGATGCAACTCTGGGTATAGACCAGACCTCAGAAGCCAAGCAGAACCACATTCCATTACCAGTGAATTTGTGACACCCTTTAGGGAAGACTTGGAGGAGGAAGAACAAAAGGACGGAGGGCAGGAAACAGagaagtgaaaataaaaaaaattccaaatgggaagaacagaaaaagaattctgaaatcagctgaacatgtgctGAAACATTCAACAGggattttgcaaaaagaaaaacatcatCATGCATCATACATCATCAGACAACCCCCACtcctccaaaaaaacaaaaacaaaccagcagcaggaatttAAAGCTCAGAGTTTGTAATCAAGCCCCCAGATCTAGGAGAGAAGTTAGAGACAAAGCTCTCTTCACCTGGACTAAGAAGGATAGCTTAGAGACATCCCAATCTCTTCCTTCAAGGGAGATGATAGATAACATTTCTATTATGGGAACCAAACTCTAGTCATCTTGGAAAAATGCAAGGGAGCAGAGCCAGTCTCATCCCAGAAGGCACACACATGCAGATTGCCTCGTTTCATTAGATGAGTTTGGACATAAATATTGCTTATGCTTCTACGTTTCTATCAATCAATATGTGCCAACTGGAAAAGGACACACAAAAATGGCAGAGAAAGATGTGTTAGTTTTAAGCTTCCAAGAGAGAGTTACAGAtaatgcagggggaggggagtagcTGACAGTATCCTTTTAATCAATGAGCTTGGTTCAAATGTTTCTCAAGTTACAATGAGCTTGGTTCAAATGGTTCTTAAGTTGCTGCGCTATTACTATCCATATCTGTGTGGCCTTCCAAGGGAGGAGTCTTGGCTGGCTTGCTGAAAGATGTAATCGGTGCATGGGGAGCTGGGAAACAGTACAGCAATACTGTGGAGAAATAGAGCACTATGCAGCTCCTATTCAGGGACACAGAGTTCACTGCTGCCATACGATGATCACTGCTGCCTTCTAATGTTCAAAGCAAGGTAATCTTCAAAGCCTGAAGCCTCCTCAAGTGCAGGAGGCTGTTCTGAATTCTACACAGACTCAAGCAGTTGGTGTCACTCCCATGACCAGAGACATCTATTCTTGTTTATTAGCTTGTAAATTGATCATATGGGACTTGTCTGCAGCTTCTCTAAGAGGGCAGCATATGTGTGTTGAAAATTTAAATACAGCATGTGCACACCAAGGGATGGTTCCTTAAGCATTACAACTCTCATTCAGTGCCTGGCTTTCAGCTCCTTATGACAAAGTGTGAACTCTCCTTATTGTTCACGTTCAAAGTTCAGGCCATTAAACGTTCCCCCCCAAACATAACAGGatcaagaaaatgaaagaaaccaCATCTCCCTTCAAGCTGCAGCTcgctctcacatacacacaaacacaccttgAGTAGGTTCGGCATCTTCCATCTTAGAAATATATCTAAAGATACTTTACATTCAATGCATTATTGCGGTGTTCCAGGCTTCAGACACACGAAGTAGAGTTAATATTGTGATAAAGatacccctcatcctttcacaaCAAgaatcagattttctaaaccaggggttggcaacctttgagaagtggtgtgccaagtcttcatttatttactgtaatttaaggttttgcatgccagggGTCggcagctggaaccccagactggcagtgggctgagcggggccggcagatggaaccccagactggcagtgggggcagcagacagaaccccagatcagcagcagactgagctgctcagcccgctgccaactctgggttccgtccatccaggctggcagcgggctgagtggggccagcggccgggaccccggctggcagcagagtgccactaaaaatcagctcgcatgccacctttggcacacatgccgcaggttgccgacccctgttctaaACAAATCTATTACCAGCAGTAAAGAGAACAAAACTTCCCAAGTTAAGTTGTTCCAGTAAATACTGGCCTCCACCCTACACATCAAGACAAATACATATACATAAAATCACTATGTATTGCGGTCTGATTGCCATCAGGAAAAGTTGGTGTAACGACTAAAGACCCTACAAATACATGGGTTACCAAGTGCATTTGAATCTTGTTCTATCAGAACAGCCAGTTGGACTTTGATCACTCCAGTTTAGcccatattttacattttaactccATCTCACGTTTGCTTTGTGCCCTGTAGTTTACATTATCATCACCCACTTGTGCGGACTACAGCCAGGTGGCCTTCCACATGGCTGCCCAGAGGTGGGAGTCAGTCCTGAGAGCTGTGTTGCTggtgccagcaaacaccgggaaaTTCAGCTGTATCACATGCAGCGCTACCCTTTATCAAGGATTATGAAAAGGCAGACTCTACTGAGGGTACGCCTTGATTGGCTTCTTGACCAACAGGGTAAAGAATGGACAAGACCAATACTAATATGGCAATGTAGATTTGAGACTGAAGTCACCCCTTTGTCTGTGTGCTGGAAGAAACTGGGAGCAATGCAGAGGCAAGGACACTTAGCCCACATGAAAAGTGCTGCTCCCTTGTGCTGATGCTCAGAGAAGCCCTGGCAGGCTCAGCTGTTCCCACCTTCTGTGGCTGGGGAGTGGGTTGCAGTGACGTGGGACTGTTAGGGCGGAAGAGAGGGAAAGGGATCCTCGCAGAAAAGACAAGGAATGCACTGAACTACAGAATTACTGATCAACCATTAGGTTCTGGCTACCACCACTCGATTGTGCCCACTCATGCTGGCACTGCAGAGAGCAACTTACTGTCTTATGGGACTTTGAAATTGGGAGGATTATGGCCAGGACACAGATCAGCTGGAAAATGGCTCCAAAAAAGAGTCCATAGCGCAGCAGGTTCTCCATGAATGTGGGCTCTGGGACTTCAGGGGGAGAGAAATCCAGCTCGGCAGCCATGGCAGAAGCTCCTTCCTCCTTCATGGACACTCTCAAGAAGTCAGTTTCTACAGTGAAATAATGACAGAAGATTGTTTATTTTGAGGCATAGTTTCTAGAATTCAGtcaattttattttccattaaaaaacaaCCTCACAGAATAAATGATGCTGGTGCCTCTAAAGGCGTTGTCATGCTTCAGAGTCAATAACAAGGAGGGGACTGAAATTCACACTTCAGACACCTTAATCTTTTGCAAGCTGCTGACCAGAATAGCCTTCCGATGATCAGAATAGCTTGCTTATGGGTGGGAGGAGGCTAAACAAATTGCCACGTATGTGCTGGCCATACAGTGATAGCGGGAAAGCAATGAGCAAGTATATATTTACCCCTGAAACGGAACATGTGATTGGACATTTATTACTACTTACATTTTGCATCACAGGAGAGCGTGCAGGTCTCAACCATGAACACAGCCCCATTGTACTagacactgtacatacacatagcaaAACAGTCCATGCCCTGAAAAGCGTACTAGCTAAATAGACAACAcagagtattattatccccatttgacagataggccctgatccagcaaagcacttaacatgTGAGTTGACCcataaagtcagtgggactactcacatgcttaagtgcttggctgaactgagacctctgtgacttgtccaaggtcacacaggaagattGTGGTGGAGATGGGAAtcgatctcctgaatcccagctggGTGCTtaaaccacaagaccattcttcctctccttAAATTTTATTCCAAATCATTTGTTAATGGAGAAGCCTATTCATTTTGTGAATCAGGGAAACAGCTTTCTATAATAATGATTAAGTCTCTTACCAGAATTGCTTGATAAATTCAGAGGCTGCACCTGCCATGGTAGTCACACGAGTGAAGCTTAAGTGATATGAGATGCTATCAGCACCCTGAGAGGCATGCTCACAGTTTTCCTATTTCTACTCGGCAGAGCTGATTTAACAAGACATCCCGTTATGCTGACATACAACATTAAAGGGGCAAGGTCAACTTAAAAGGTTCCCATGTCCATAGATatgtgcaggatcagggactaaAACAGTAGGACCGGTGATTTATTGACTTGTGCACACAACATTTTCCTGTCCCCAATGTTAAGGCAATTTGTTTGCGGGATTTTGCTATAGGTGTGTTTTAGTTAGATAGTCATCCCCAAAGCAACCTCTGTGTTTGTCTGACTGGGAGAGATATGACAAAAGAGTAAATGGCTTCTTTAAACTCTGTTTAA
Coding sequences within it:
- the MANBAL gene encoding protein MANBAL; this translates as MKEEGASAMAAELDFSPPEVPEPTFMENLLRYGLFFGAIFQLICVLAIILPISKSHKTDSDSFESKSSEVVKKPKGAAPQLSKKPKKETKKKR